One genomic region from Leifsonia poae encodes:
- a CDS encoding SseB family protein, whose amino-acid sequence MAPKPRFPASYENVPVRKALTAIVAEPSRENLDALLAAAVTGGLVVDVTGSTPENTTLRTISSTTGEAVLPLFTSMKVLQGAVANTAAGEGAPVQAVIVPATEALGFIASADFVAVQFNPGADETMVVARSHIEAALG is encoded by the coding sequence ATGGCCCCGAAGCCGCGGTTCCCCGCCAGCTACGAGAACGTGCCGGTGCGCAAGGCGCTCACCGCGATCGTCGCCGAGCCGAGCCGCGAGAACTTGGATGCACTGCTCGCCGCCGCCGTCACCGGCGGCCTGGTCGTCGACGTCACCGGATCGACGCCGGAGAACACGACCCTGCGCACGATCTCGTCGACGACGGGGGAAGCGGTGCTCCCCCTGTTCACCTCGATGAAGGTCCTTCAGGGTGCGGTGGCGAACACCGCCGCGGGCGAGGGGGCTCCGGTACAGGCCGTGATCGTTCCCGCCACCGAGGCGCTCGGCTTCATCGCCTCGGCCGACTTCGTGGCGGTCCAGTTCAACCCGGGCGCCGACGAGACGATGGTGGTCGCCCGCTCCCACATCGAGGCCGCACTCGGCTGA
- a CDS encoding HAD hydrolase-like protein, whose protein sequence is MDGYDQSDPHRHANLDLHPVRPRRNPHRLRTRHHRLPRLDVRDVRAARSLPARLVEYVGPPLLDSLQQFAGLTEAEARDALTVYRASYHEHGAFDSAVFPGIRGLLSRLNEAGIPLAVATSKPELQAKRILEHFDLARHFDVIAGATEDESRSAKSEVVAEALRRLTEQGVDLAQTVMVGDRAFDVEGAAENGLPTILVEWGYGSPAEAVGAIAVVHSTDQLSSLLLG, encoded by the coding sequence TTGGACGGTTATGACCAATCCGACCCCCACCGTCACGCGAACCTGGACCTGCATCCTGTTCGACCTCGACGGAACCCTCACCGACTCCGCACCCGGCATCACCGCCTCCCTCGTCTCGACGTTCGAGACGTTCGGGCTGCCCGTTCCCTCCCTGCCCGACTCGTCGAATACGTCGGGCCGCCGCTGCTCGACTCGCTGCAGCAGTTCGCCGGTCTGACCGAGGCCGAGGCTCGCGATGCGCTCACCGTCTACCGTGCCTCGTACCATGAGCACGGCGCCTTCGACAGCGCGGTCTTCCCCGGCATCCGGGGGCTGCTCTCGCGCCTGAACGAGGCGGGGATCCCGCTCGCCGTGGCCACCAGCAAGCCCGAACTGCAGGCGAAGCGCATCTTGGAGCATTTCGACCTCGCCCGGCATTTCGATGTGATCGCCGGTGCCACCGAAGACGAGTCGCGCAGCGCGAAATCGGAGGTCGTCGCCGAGGCCCTCCGTCGTCTCACCGAACAGGGCGTCGACCTCGCACAGACAGTAATGGTCGGAGACCGCGCCTTCGATGTGGAGGGGGCCGCGGAGAACGGGCTGCCGACCATCCTCGTCGAATGGGGTTACGGCTCGCCCGCGGAGGCCGTCGGGGCGATCGCCGTGGTTCACTCCACCGACCAGCTCAGCTCGCTGCTTCTCGGCTAG
- a CDS encoding LacI family DNA-binding transcriptional regulator: MNDTSTTPTRPTLAAVARLAGVSNSTASLAFSGTGPVSDATRDRVLAAAKELNYAGPDPRARSLRRGRSGIVGVVMEERVREAFHDPIKIALLDGIAQAIASIEAGLLILTDAGGAAQRIDDAPMDAVVLIGCSPRLDESVALLRQRGIPLVAIEGDPDDDVLSIGQDNREATRVAAQHLYDLGHREVALVTLPFDRDRTRGELTAERIASGTSNTSSERLAGARDVFPQAPGYVTRGSFVEEGLLAGHALLDDPAGRPTAVIAQSDLLAAGVIRAAEELGLTVPDDLSVVGFDGVRVDGLWPYDLTTLVQPAVDKGRAAGAAIVDMLEGVVAHPATFTSVFHQGNTTARPSR, translated from the coding sequence GTGAACGACACGAGCACCACCCCCACGCGCCCGACGCTGGCGGCCGTCGCACGGCTCGCCGGCGTCTCCAACTCCACGGCATCGCTGGCGTTCAGCGGCACCGGGCCCGTCTCCGACGCGACCCGCGACCGGGTGCTCGCCGCCGCGAAGGAGCTCAACTACGCCGGCCCCGATCCTCGCGCGCGCTCGCTGCGGCGAGGGCGGTCCGGCATCGTGGGCGTCGTGATGGAGGAGCGCGTGCGCGAGGCGTTCCACGACCCGATCAAGATCGCCCTGCTCGACGGTATCGCCCAGGCCATCGCCTCCATCGAGGCGGGCCTGCTCATCCTGACCGACGCGGGCGGTGCCGCCCAGCGCATCGACGATGCCCCGATGGATGCGGTGGTGCTGATCGGCTGCAGTCCGCGCCTCGACGAGTCGGTCGCCCTGCTCCGTCAGCGCGGCATCCCGCTCGTCGCCATCGAGGGCGACCCGGACGACGATGTGCTCAGCATCGGCCAGGACAACCGGGAGGCCACCCGGGTCGCGGCGCAGCATCTCTACGATCTGGGCCACCGGGAGGTCGCGCTGGTCACTCTTCCGTTCGACCGGGACCGCACCCGCGGAGAGCTCACCGCCGAGCGCATCGCCTCGGGAACCTCGAACACGTCGTCGGAGCGGCTGGCCGGCGCGCGCGACGTCTTTCCGCAGGCCCCGGGTTATGTCACCCGGGGCTCGTTCGTCGAAGAGGGCCTTCTCGCCGGTCACGCCCTCCTCGACGACCCGGCGGGGCGGCCGACGGCGGTCATCGCGCAGAGCGATCTTCTCGCCGCCGGTGTCATCCGTGCGGCCGAGGAACTGGGCCTCACCGTTCCCGACGACCTCAGCGTCGTCGGTTTCGACGGTGTGCGCGTCGACGGTCTCTGGCCGTACGATCTCACCACGCTCGTGCAGCCCGCGGTGGACAAGGGTCGGGCGGCCGGCGCCGCCATCGTCGACATGCTCGAGGGTGTCGTCGCGCATCCCGCCACGTTCACCAGCGTCTTCCACCAGGGGAACACGACAGCCCGGCCGTCCCGCTAG
- a CDS encoding isoprenylcysteine carboxyl methyltransferase family protein gives MILYTVLVLATGVERLVELVVSARNARWSFARGGIEFGRGHFPPMVALHTGLLLACLAEVWFGGRPFLPWLGWPMFALVLASQGLRWWCIAVLGPRWNTRVIIVRGLPLVNRGPYRWLRHPNYVAVVVEGFALPLVHTAWITALAFTVLNAILLLAVRIPCENRALATVMPARP, from the coding sequence GTGATCCTGTACACGGTGCTGGTGCTCGCCACCGGCGTCGAGCGCCTGGTCGAGCTCGTGGTCTCCGCGCGCAACGCCCGGTGGTCGTTCGCCCGGGGCGGCATCGAGTTCGGTCGGGGGCACTTTCCGCCGATGGTCGCACTGCACACCGGGCTGCTGCTCGCCTGCTTGGCGGAGGTGTGGTTCGGCGGGCGGCCGTTCCTCCCGTGGCTCGGCTGGCCGATGTTCGCGCTGGTGCTGGCCAGCCAGGGCCTGCGCTGGTGGTGCATCGCGGTGCTGGGCCCCCGCTGGAACACCCGGGTGATCATCGTGCGAGGGCTGCCGCTGGTGAATCGTGGACCGTACCGTTGGCTCCGTCACCCCAACTATGTGGCCGTCGTGGTCGAAGGTTTCGCGTTGCCGCTCGTGCACACCGCCTGGATCACCGCGCTCGCCTTCACTGTGCTGAACGCGATCCTCCTGCTCGCCGTGCGCATCCCGTGCGAGAACCGCGCGCTCGCGACGGTGATGCCGGCCCGGCCATGA
- a CDS encoding DUF1801 domain-containing protein, with protein MSGDEAARAATEGPAAVRALLNRVKHPVRRRDAETLLDLFGRTTGAAPQVWHGSIIGFGEYHYEYASGRKGDSAAAGFAPRAAATTVYLPDGVGAHADRLERLGPHTTGVGCLYLKNLAAIDLDVLAEIVGASFSTVTRGTFGRRARDSAGGTRAIPD; from the coding sequence ATGAGCGGCGACGAGGCGGCCCGCGCGGCGACGGAGGGGCCGGCTGCGGTGCGAGCGCTCCTGAACCGGGTGAAACATCCCGTGCGCCGACGAGACGCCGAGACGCTGCTCGACCTCTTCGGCCGGACCACCGGAGCGGCACCGCAGGTCTGGCACGGCTCGATCATCGGGTTCGGCGAGTACCACTATGAGTACGCCAGCGGCAGGAAGGGCGACTCGGCGGCCGCAGGGTTCGCGCCCCGCGCGGCGGCCACGACGGTGTACCTCCCCGACGGTGTCGGCGCGCACGCCGACCGACTCGAACGGCTCGGCCCGCACACGACCGGCGTTGGATGCCTGTATCTCAAGAACCTCGCGGCAATCGATCTCGACGTGCTCGCAGAGATCGTCGGTGCATCGTTCTCCACCGTCACCCGCGGCACGTTCGGGCGGCGGGCAAGGGACTCGGCGGGCGGAACCCGAGCGATCCCCGACTAG
- a CDS encoding type III polyketide synthase produces MTRIVAVAPVVPARSYPQTEITAALLTMITSDPGRQAVMRRVHASSGVETRNLVMPLERYSALASFQESNDYFIAEGTTLAERALTAALATAGLAPADVDFLLFTSVTGIAAPSIDAQLVARMGLRPDVKRLPSFGLGCVAGAAGIARVHDYLVGHPNEVAVLLSVELCSLTVQASDDSMANIVASGLFGDGAAAVIMVGDRRAQQLGLPGPEVVDTRSRIYPDTADVIGWDIGGTGFRIVLSAGVPEVIDRNFAGTPPGCSLRTT; encoded by the coding sequence GTGACCCGAATCGTGGCGGTGGCGCCGGTGGTGCCAGCGCGGAGCTACCCGCAGACGGAGATCACCGCGGCGCTTCTGACGATGATCACCTCCGACCCTGGCCGGCAGGCCGTGATGCGCCGCGTCCACGCCTCGAGCGGAGTGGAAACGCGCAACCTGGTGATGCCGTTGGAGCGGTACAGCGCCCTCGCCTCGTTCCAGGAGTCGAACGACTACTTCATCGCCGAGGGCACCACGCTGGCCGAGCGCGCGCTCACCGCGGCCCTCGCGACGGCGGGCCTCGCGCCGGCCGATGTCGACTTTCTGCTGTTCACCTCGGTGACCGGCATCGCCGCCCCGTCGATCGACGCCCAGCTCGTCGCACGCATGGGCCTGCGCCCCGACGTGAAACGCCTGCCCAGCTTCGGTCTCGGCTGCGTGGCGGGCGCCGCCGGAATCGCCCGCGTGCACGACTACCTGGTCGGACACCCGAACGAGGTCGCTGTGCTGCTCTCGGTGGAACTGTGCTCACTGACGGTGCAGGCGAGCGACGACTCGATGGCGAACATCGTGGCCAGCGGCCTATTCGGTGACGGCGCCGCGGCGGTGATCATGGTGGGCGATCGCCGCGCCCAGCAGCTCGGCCTTCCCGGGCCTGAGGTCGTCGACACCCGCAGCCGCATCTACCCGGACACCGCCGATGTGATCGGCTGGGACATCGGAGGCACGGGGTTCCGCATCGTGCTCAGCGCCGGCGTCCCCGAGGTGATCGACCGCAACTTCGCCGGGACGCCGCCGGGTTGCTCGCTGCGCACGACCTGA
- a CDS encoding NAD(P)/FAD-dependent oxidoreductase translates to MTAKDADLLVVGAGPVGLAAAIEARLAGQDVLLVEAREGPIDKACGEGLMPGALTALRRIGVDPAGHDLAGIAYLNADHRVEHRFTGGGGRGVRRTVLQAALAARAADLGVRFVRGRVTGAEQGGGSASVRIAEGGTVLTAPWLIAADGLHSPIRRHLGLERAPQPERRRRFGLRRHYALAPWTDFVEVHWAGAVEAYVTPVGPQTVGIAVLGPRNLRLDEALAGIPQLAERLGAADASTPVRGAGPLLQRTSARTQGRVLLVGDASGYVDALTGEGMRVGFAQARSAVDAVLAGRPQQYERAWRTETRDFRLLTTALVRVARSPLRGRIVPLAAACPGLYGRVVERLAR, encoded by the coding sequence ATGACGGCGAAAGACGCCGACCTTCTCGTGGTCGGCGCCGGCCCGGTCGGGCTCGCGGCGGCCATCGAGGCCCGCCTCGCCGGACAGGACGTGCTGCTCGTGGAAGCGCGGGAGGGCCCGATCGACAAGGCCTGCGGCGAAGGGCTGATGCCGGGAGCCCTGACGGCGCTGCGCCGGATCGGCGTCGACCCGGCCGGCCACGACCTCGCCGGGATCGCGTACCTGAACGCGGACCATCGAGTGGAGCATCGCTTCACCGGCGGAGGCGGACGCGGGGTGCGGCGAACCGTTCTGCAGGCCGCGCTCGCGGCCCGAGCCGCGGACCTCGGCGTGCGCTTCGTGCGCGGCCGGGTGACCGGGGCAGAACAGGGGGGCGGGAGCGCGTCCGTGCGGATCGCCGAAGGGGGAACCGTGCTCACCGCGCCCTGGCTGATCGCCGCCGACGGGCTGCACTCGCCCATCCGCCGCCACCTCGGCCTGGAACGGGCGCCGCAGCCGGAACGCCGCCGCCGGTTCGGACTCCGACGGCACTACGCGCTCGCACCGTGGACCGATTTCGTCGAAGTGCATTGGGCGGGTGCGGTGGAGGCGTACGTCACGCCGGTCGGTCCGCAGACGGTGGGCATCGCGGTGCTCGGTCCGCGGAACCTGCGCTTGGACGAGGCGCTCGCCGGCATCCCGCAGCTCGCCGAACGTCTGGGCGCCGCGGACGCGTCGACTCCGGTGCGCGGAGCCGGTCCGCTGCTGCAGCGGACGAGCGCCCGCACGCAGGGCCGGGTGCTGCTGGTCGGTGACGCCTCCGGATACGTAGACGCACTCACCGGCGAAGGGATGCGCGTCGGCTTCGCGCAGGCCCGCTCCGCCGTCGACGCGGTGCTCGCCGGGCGGCCGCAGCAGTACGAGCGGGCCTGGCGCACGGAGACCCGAGACTTCCGGCTGCTCACCACGGCGCTGGTCCGGGTCGCCCGGTCGCCGTTGCGCGGCCGGATCGTTCCCCTCGCGGCAGCATGCCCCGGCCTCTACGGACGCGTCGTCGAGCGCCTCGCCCGCTGA
- a CDS encoding MFS transporter produces MTLGRVLGGPLVDRIGRVTAIRITAGFGAAGLLIFILGGPLWLVIVGTVLWGFGVSLGFPLGMSAAADGAANPAARVSAVAIIGYCAFLVGPPLIGFLGKDFGLLNALYLILVLLIAAFLAAPAVRESSRSRKTAPEPSSSSESV; encoded by the coding sequence ATGACGCTCGGCCGCGTGCTCGGCGGGCCGCTCGTCGACCGCATCGGCCGGGTGACCGCCATCCGCATCACGGCCGGGTTCGGTGCCGCGGGGCTGCTCATCTTCATCCTCGGCGGACCGCTCTGGTTGGTCATCGTCGGCACCGTGCTCTGGGGGTTCGGCGTCTCCCTCGGCTTCCCGCTCGGAATGTCGGCCGCAGCCGACGGCGCCGCCAACCCGGCGGCTCGGGTGAGCGCCGTGGCCATCATCGGCTACTGCGCCTTCCTCGTCGGACCACCTCTGATCGGCTTCCTCGGCAAAGACTTCGGCCTGCTCAACGCGCTCTACCTCATCCTGGTGCTGCTCATCGCTGCCTTCCTGGCGGCACCGGCGGTGCGCGAATCCTCCCGCTCCCGCAAAACCGCACCGGAGCCCTCCTCCTCCTCCGAAAGCGTCTAA
- a CDS encoding 3-oxoacyl-[acyl-carrier-protein] synthase III C-terminal domain-containing protein yields MLAAHDLTIADVGAWAAHPGGPKVLEAFARALDLPDGALDASWRSLAKVGNLSSAAVLHVLAELMDTQPAAGTHGLLFALGPGVTAELVLLRWADGADSEASGPAEIGTAA; encoded by the coding sequence TTGCTCGCTGCGCACGACCTGACGATCGCCGATGTGGGTGCGTGGGCCGCGCATCCGGGTGGTCCGAAAGTTCTGGAGGCCTTCGCCCGGGCGCTCGACCTGCCCGACGGCGCCCTCGACGCCAGCTGGCGCTCACTGGCGAAAGTCGGCAACCTCTCGTCGGCGGCCGTGCTGCATGTGCTGGCCGAATTGATGGATACGCAGCCTGCGGCCGGCACCCATGGGCTGCTGTTCGCGCTCGGACCCGGTGTGACCGCCGAACTCGTGCTGCTGCGCTGGGCGGACGGCGCCGACTCCGAGGCGTCGGGCCCGGCTGAGATCGGCACGGCCGCGTGA
- a CDS encoding amidohydrolase, whose translation MTDLEALYRDLHRHPELSFSEHRTADIVVDKLVSLGLEVTAGIGGTGVVGVLANGVGPTVLLRADMDALPVLEDTGLEWASTDTGVDHTGRTVPVMHACGHDIHITCLIGAVESLVAERAEWSGTLVALFQPGEEHGGGARVMVDDALYEKVPTPDVVLGQHVIPLPAGTLGAHSGAAMAAVDTMEVTLRGRGGHGSRPETTVDPVVMAAATVMRLQTVVSREVAPQETSVVTVGSLHAGSANNIIAAEAKLGISVRSFSEEVRARMLDAVERIVTAEAAASGATEVPTIEFGEQYPVTVNEPAATARTTAAFVAEFGADRIVDPGALAGSEDVGNLATAAGAPLVYWMLGGADPETFASALAAGTLDADIPSNHSPHFAPLAQPTIDTGVRALVVAAREWLD comes from the coding sequence ATGACCGATCTTGAAGCCCTCTACCGCGACCTGCACCGTCATCCCGAGCTCTCCTTCTCTGAACATCGCACCGCCGACATCGTCGTCGACAAGCTCGTTTCGCTCGGTCTCGAGGTCACCGCGGGAATCGGCGGCACCGGCGTCGTCGGCGTTCTCGCGAACGGCGTCGGCCCGACGGTTCTGCTGCGTGCCGATATGGATGCGCTGCCCGTGCTGGAGGACACCGGCCTCGAGTGGGCGTCCACCGACACCGGTGTCGACCACACCGGCAGGACGGTGCCGGTGATGCACGCCTGCGGTCACGACATCCACATCACCTGCCTGATCGGAGCCGTCGAGTCGCTCGTCGCCGAGCGTGCGGAGTGGAGCGGCACCCTCGTCGCGCTGTTCCAGCCCGGCGAGGAGCACGGCGGCGGCGCCCGGGTGATGGTCGACGACGCCCTCTACGAGAAGGTGCCCACTCCGGATGTGGTGCTCGGCCAGCATGTCATCCCGCTGCCCGCCGGCACCCTCGGCGCCCACTCCGGGGCGGCCATGGCGGCCGTGGACACCATGGAGGTCACGCTGCGCGGCCGGGGCGGCCACGGTTCCCGCCCCGAGACCACGGTCGACCCGGTGGTGATGGCGGCCGCGACCGTGATGCGCCTGCAGACCGTCGTCTCGCGCGAGGTCGCCCCGCAGGAGACGAGCGTGGTCACCGTCGGTTCCCTCCACGCGGGCAGTGCGAACAACATCATCGCAGCGGAGGCGAAACTGGGTATCAGCGTGCGCAGCTTCAGCGAGGAGGTGCGTGCCCGGATGCTCGACGCCGTGGAGCGCATCGTCACCGCCGAGGCGGCCGCCTCCGGCGCGACAGAGGTGCCCACCATCGAGTTCGGCGAGCAGTACCCGGTGACCGTCAACGAACCGGCTGCCACCGCGCGCACCACCGCCGCATTCGTCGCCGAGTTCGGCGCTGACCGCATCGTCGACCCGGGTGCGCTCGCGGGCAGCGAAGACGTCGGGAATCTCGCCACCGCCGCGGGCGCGCCGCTGGTCTATTGGATGCTCGGCGGTGCAGACCCCGAGACCTTCGCCTCGGCGCTCGCCGCGGGAACCCTCGACGCCGACATCCCCTCCAACCACTCCCCGCATTTCGCCCCCCTCGCGCAACCGACCATCGACACCGGGGTGCGGGCGCTGGTCGTGGCGGCGCGGGAGTGGCTCGACTAG
- a CDS encoding ParB family protein: MGSSLSAESHDPDPGTSVSPDAQGPVGARETASEFRAARSSVVGAAGATGPMRRTTITFYITEGLRDRARGAYRATSFFEQDSSWSEMLNKALLAEVERRERAHNAGERFAGNGKPLAPGRPIGF; this comes from the coding sequence GTGGGTAGTTCTCTTTCGGCCGAAAGCCACGATCCCGACCCCGGCACTTCCGTCTCGCCGGATGCTCAGGGGCCTGTGGGCGCGCGCGAAACCGCCTCCGAGTTCCGTGCCGCACGCAGCTCCGTCGTCGGCGCCGCGGGAGCAACCGGCCCGATGCGACGGACGACGATCACCTTCTACATCACCGAAGGTCTGCGCGACCGCGCCCGCGGTGCCTACCGCGCCACCTCATTCTTCGAGCAGGACAGCAGCTGGTCCGAGATGCTCAACAAGGCGCTTCTCGCGGAGGTCGAGCGTCGGGAGCGGGCGCACAACGCGGGGGAGAGATTCGCCGGAAACGGGAAACCGCTCGCCCCCGGGCGGCCGATCGGATTCTAG
- a CDS encoding ABC transporter ATP-binding protein, whose product MTDATRTILKAEGVAFVRGGRTILDDIDLEVRAGEHWALIGSNGAGKSTILSMLGAVVHPTRGTVDVLGRRLGRVDLRELRGLIGHVNPRHQVRSPLTVREVVLTGATGTTEIMMRWEPTAEQSAHADELVDLLGMRDLAESTWPTLSQGERGRALIARALLADPHLLLLDEPSTGLDIAAREHLLDRIDGLRAQHPDLASVLVTHHLEELPASTTHAVLLRDGRIVAQGLADEVLTSELISRTLDYPLALTRTDGRWSVRTAGR is encoded by the coding sequence GTGACGGACGCGACGAGAACCATTCTGAAAGCGGAGGGCGTCGCTTTCGTGCGCGGCGGCCGCACCATCCTCGACGACATCGACCTCGAGGTTCGGGCAGGGGAGCACTGGGCGCTGATCGGGTCGAACGGTGCCGGCAAGAGCACGATCCTCAGCATGCTCGGCGCGGTGGTGCACCCGACGAGAGGCACCGTCGACGTTCTCGGCCGTCGTCTCGGGCGGGTCGACCTGCGAGAGCTGCGCGGCCTCATCGGTCACGTGAACCCGAGGCACCAGGTGCGCTCGCCGCTCACCGTGCGGGAGGTCGTCCTCACCGGTGCCACCGGCACGACGGAAATCATGATGCGCTGGGAGCCGACAGCAGAGCAGTCGGCGCACGCTGACGAACTGGTCGACCTGCTCGGGATGCGCGACCTCGCCGAGTCGACCTGGCCCACCCTCTCCCAGGGTGAGCGCGGGCGCGCGCTCATCGCCCGGGCGCTCCTGGCCGACCCGCACCTTCTGCTGCTGGACGAGCCGAGCACCGGGCTCGACATCGCGGCCCGGGAGCATCTGCTCGATCGCATCGACGGGCTACGAGCGCAGCACCCGGACCTTGCGAGCGTGCTCGTGACCCACCACCTGGAGGAGCTGCCCGCCAGCACCACCCATGCGGTTCTGCTGCGCGACGGTCGCATCGTGGCGCAGGGGCTCGCCGACGAGGTGCTGACGAGCGAGCTCATCAGCCGGACGCTCGACTACCCCTTGGCCCTCACCCGCACCGACGGCCGCTGGTCCGTTCGCACGGCCGGGCGCTGA
- the nucS gene encoding endonuclease NucS produces MRLVIAHCSVDYAGRLSAHLPLANRLLMLKSDGSLLVHSDGGSYKPLNWMSPPCTLSVIEPDEAQAAAGVTEVWKVTQAKTADMLVVSIHEVLHDSAHELGVDPGLQKDGVEAHLQKLLAEQIHLLGDGHVLVRREYMTAIGPVDILARDETGGSVAVELKRRGDIDGVEQLTRYLELMNRDPHLAPVQGVFAAQEIKPQARTLAEDRGIRCLVLDYDAMRGLDDSDSRLF; encoded by the coding sequence GTGCGTCTCGTCATAGCCCATTGCTCCGTCGACTACGCCGGACGCCTCAGCGCGCATCTGCCGCTGGCGAACCGGCTGCTCATGCTGAAGTCCGACGGCAGCCTGCTGGTGCACTCCGACGGCGGCTCGTACAAGCCGTTGAACTGGATGAGCCCGCCCTGCACCCTCTCGGTGATCGAGCCCGACGAGGCCCAGGCCGCCGCCGGGGTGACCGAAGTCTGGAAGGTCACCCAGGCCAAGACGGCGGATATGCTCGTCGTCTCGATCCACGAGGTGCTGCACGATTCGGCGCACGAGCTGGGTGTCGATCCCGGCCTGCAGAAAGACGGCGTCGAAGCCCACCTGCAGAAGCTGCTCGCGGAACAGATCCACCTCCTCGGCGACGGCCACGTGCTGGTGCGCCGCGAGTACATGACCGCCATCGGGCCGGTCGACATCCTGGCTCGGGATGAGACGGGCGGCTCGGTCGCCGTCGAGCTGAAACGCCGCGGCGACATCGACGGGGTCGAGCAGCTCACCCGCTACCTCGAACTGATGAACCGCGACCCGCACCTCGCGCCGGTCCAGGGTGTGTTCGCCGCCCAGGAGATCAAGCCGCAGGCCCGCACTCTCGCCGAGGATCGCGGCATCCGGTGCCTCGTTCTCGACTACGACGCCATGCGCGGGCTCGACGACAGCGACAGCAGGTTGTTCTGA
- a CDS encoding MFS transporter: MVFILSGLAMATWVARIPGVRDDLGFGKDPSSIGLLILGLSVGAIVGLAASSPVLVRFGPHKGMVSALAIVAAGMVLIGLGASVAHSVPVVAAGLILLGFGNGMVDVMMNVEGTAVEREIGKTLMPLMHACFSLGTVIGAGIGVAMAALNVAVSWHLTGTAIVIVVVAIIAVRFIPREADLGDEVGEKPAVPFRERMRENLAVWADWRLILIGVVMLGMSFGKDRPTTGSPWPWSTGTAKTIRPAPWSSGSS, translated from the coding sequence ATGGTCTTCATTCTGAGCGGCCTCGCCATGGCCACCTGGGTGGCGCGCATCCCCGGTGTCCGCGACGACCTCGGCTTCGGAAAAGACCCATCGTCGATCGGCCTGCTCATCCTCGGACTGTCAGTGGGTGCCATCGTCGGCCTCGCCGCATCGTCACCGGTGCTCGTGCGGTTCGGCCCCCACAAGGGCATGGTTTCGGCGCTGGCCATCGTCGCCGCCGGCATGGTGCTGATCGGGCTGGGCGCATCGGTCGCCCACTCGGTGCCGGTCGTCGCCGCCGGACTCATCCTGCTCGGCTTCGGCAACGGCATGGTCGACGTCATGATGAACGTCGAAGGCACCGCCGTGGAACGCGAGATCGGCAAAACGCTGATGCCGCTGATGCACGCCTGCTTCAGCCTCGGCACCGTGATCGGAGCGGGCATCGGCGTCGCCATGGCCGCGCTGAACGTGGCCGTGTCCTGGCATCTCACCGGCACCGCGATCGTGATCGTCGTCGTCGCGATCATCGCCGTGCGGTTCATCCCGCGCGAGGCCGACCTGGGCGACGAGGTCGGCGAGAAGCCGGCGGTGCCCTTCCGCGAACGGATGCGCGAGAACCTCGCCGTGTGGGCCGACTGGCGCCTCATCCTGATCGGCGTCGTCATGCTCGGCATGTCGTTCGGGAAGGATCGGCCAACGACTGGATCTCCCTGGCCGTGGTCGACGGGCACGGCCAAGACAATTCGACCGGCGCCCTGGTCTTCGGGTTCTTCGTGA